The following is a genomic window from Paenibacillus sp. FSL R5-0766.
AGCTCCAGATTGGAACGGAAGAATACTTCCGACAATTCGACAATATCGGAGGCAGAATTCATCTGCTCTTGGTACAGGTGTACCAGTGTATAAGCCCATTCTTTTTGTTCAGCAGACAGCTCGGAAGAAATGCGTCCAGCCTTTTGCAGATGCGGAATGGCCATTTCGGCAATGCGTTCCGGGTCAGCATGTTTGATATAGTGGTTGTTCAAGTGCGCCAGCTTGTGGGTATCAAATACCGCCGGGCTCTTGGACAGACGTTTCGTATCAAAAATGGAGATCAGTTGCTCTTGCGAGAAGATCTCTTCTTCCCCTTCCGGCGACCAGCCGAGTAAGGAAATAAAGTTAAACATCGCTTCAGGCAAATAGCCGAGCTGATCATACTGCTCAATAAACTGGATAACGGACTCATCCCGTTTACTCAGCTTCTTGTGATTTTCATTCACGATCAACGTCATATGACCGAATTGCGGTGGCTCCCAGCCAAGCGCTTCATAGATCATCAGTTGACGCGGCGTGTTTGAGATGTGATCTTCCCCACGCAGGACGTGGGAGATCTTCATCAAGTGATCATCCACAGCAACAGCATAGTTGTATGTGGGAATGCCGTCTTTTTTCACAATGACGAAGTCACCGGATTCCTTGCTGTTGAACGAGATTGTGCCTTTAACCATGTCATCAAACGTATATATGCGCTCTTCCGGTACACGGAAACGAATACTCGCTACGCGGCCTTCCGCTTCAAACGCACTAATTTGCTCTGGAGTCAGATCACGGTGTTTCCCAGAATAACGCGGTGTTTCTCCACGTGCTGACTGTTCCTCGCGCTCTTGCTCCAATTCTTCTTCCGTGCAGAAGCAAGGGTAAGCCAGACCTTTATCCAACAATTCCTGCGTATATTTACGATAGAGGTCCAGACGTTCCGTTTGACGGTATGGTCCGTATTCTCCGCCTACATCAATACTTTCGTCCCACTCAATTCCGAGCCATTTCAGGTATTTCAGTTGGCTTTCTTCACCACCGGCAATGTTCCGTTTCACGTCCGTATCTTCAATACGAATAATGAATTTACCGTTATTATGTTTGGCATACAAATAGTTAAACAACGCCGTACGGGCATTCCCGATATGAAGATGTCCCGTTGGGCTCGGCGCGTAACGCACACGAATTTCCGTGCTCATATGATCCCCTCCGTCACTAATTGATTGATGATATTACACACGTACAAGGCAAACAACGGATTGAGCGGCAATGCCCTCTCCCCGTCCCGGGAATCCCAGTTGCTCTGTCGTTGTTGCTTTCACGTTCACCTGTGTTACATCCGCTTCCAGTGCCTTGGCAATAACCTCAGCCATCTGTGGGACATAAGGAGCCATCTTTGGCTTCTGGGCAATAATCGTTGAATCGATATTCCCTAGCTTATACCCGCGATCCTTCACAAGCTGCCATACATGCTCCAGCAATTTCAGACTGTCGGCATCCTTGAATTCCGGATCGGTATCCGGGAAGTGTTTGCCAATATCCCCAAGTGCCAGCGCACCCAAAATGGCATCACTAATCGCGTGCAACAGCACGTCTGCGTCCGAGTGACCCAGCAGTCCTTTTTCATAAGGAATCGTTACTCCGCCAATAATACACGGGCGTCCCTCTACCAGCTGATGTACATCAAATCCCTGTCCTACACGTATCATCGCTTCTTCTCTCCCCCCAGCAAAAACGCAGCATATTGCAAATCTTCCGGCGTTGTTAATTTGATATTGGTATAATTGCCTTCCACAACCTTGACCGACATTCCCTGACGTTCAGCCAGCATGGCATCATCTGTCCCCAGAAATCCGTCCTGCTCGGCTGATTCGTAGGCGGAGAGCAGGGAAGAAAGACGAAAAGCCTGCGGGGTTTGAATGCTCCACAGACTGCTGCGGTCTGGCGTCGCCTTAACGACTCCTTCCGCATTCACTTGTTTGATCGTATCCTTCACGGGAACCGCCAGTACAGCTGCTCCACCACCGGACATGGCAGCCGCCATGCATCCCTTGATCTGCTCATGGTTCACAAAAGGACGTACCCCGTCGTGAACGAGAACCCAATCCGTCCCAAGTGCCTCAAGGCCTTTATGGACAGAATGTTGTCTCTCTTTCCCTCCGGGGATAACACGGACACGTGAATCCAGTTGGTATTCTTTTACCCAATCCTGGCAGCGTTCAACATCTGCGGCTCCTGTGACCAGCACCATCTCGCGGATCTC
Proteins encoded in this region:
- the gltX gene encoding glutamate--tRNA ligase, whose amino-acid sequence is MSTEIRVRYAPSPTGHLHIGNARTALFNYLYAKHNNGKFIIRIEDTDVKRNIAGGEESQLKYLKWLGIEWDESIDVGGEYGPYRQTERLDLYRKYTQELLDKGLAYPCFCTEEELEQEREEQSARGETPRYSGKHRDLTPEQISAFEAEGRVASIRFRVPEERIYTFDDMVKGTISFNSKESGDFVIVKKDGIPTYNYAVAVDDHLMKISHVLRGEDHISNTPRQLMIYEALGWEPPQFGHMTLIVNENHKKLSKRDESVIQFIEQYDQLGYLPEAMFNFISLLGWSPEGEEEIFSQEQLISIFDTKRLSKSPAVFDTHKLAHLNNHYIKHADPERIAEMAIPHLQKAGRISSELSAEQKEWAYTLVHLYQEQMNSASDIVELSEVFFRSNLELESEGEAVLAEEQVPTVLKAFADKVQASEEFTPSKMAALIKEVQKETGFKGKQLFMPIRVALTGQTHGRDLNQTIVLLGRDTVIERLLAQVK
- the ispF gene encoding 2-C-methyl-D-erythritol 2,4-cyclodiphosphate synthase, which gives rise to MIRVGQGFDVHQLVEGRPCIIGGVTIPYEKGLLGHSDADVLLHAISDAILGALALGDIGKHFPDTDPEFKDADSLKLLEHVWQLVKDRGYKLGNIDSTIIAQKPKMAPYVPQMAEVIAKALEADVTQVNVKATTTEQLGFPGRGEGIAAQSVVCLVRV
- the ispD gene encoding 2-C-methyl-D-erythritol 4-phosphate cytidylyltransferase, giving the protein MDKGWGVVIVAAGRGTRMGKTESKQFLLLQDKPVFIHTLEVFAALDEIREMVLVTGAADVERCQDWVKEYQLDSRVRVIPGGKERQHSVHKGLEALGTDWVLVHDGVRPFVNHEQIKGCMAAAMSGGGAAVLAVPVKDTIKQVNAEGVVKATPDRSSLWSIQTPQAFRLSSLLSAYESAEQDGFLGTDDAMLAERQGMSVKVVEGNYTNIKLTTPEDLQYAAFLLGGEKKR